One genomic window of Pseudomonadota bacterium includes the following:
- a CDS encoding tetratricopeptide repeat protein: MRRYKRAIVSLVLAACCVSCGGRRADVVTDVRDDVKYLNLRGNELYYRGDYEAAACMYDRARIRAASVDDRAGVAESVNNTGQLYLLAGDLSAAEEQFSRALAMNGEIGNSLGRAANLVNLGYVALDRGRAAEGEGMFDEALAICRSETDRLCEAEAQNGKGRALAAQGETARAEGLFLAALATARERMRHRLAATSLCNLGELMESRGDLSAALGYYTRALERDRMIEYSLGIASDLKSMGRVLTVQGDAARARDVLSRSHTIYTELGIRKGIEETEEMMKTVIGDRGRAHDH, translated from the coding sequence CACCGACGTGCGCGACGACGTGAAATACCTGAACCTCCGCGGCAACGAGCTCTACTACAGGGGCGACTACGAGGCCGCGGCCTGCATGTACGACAGGGCGCGCATCAGGGCGGCGAGCGTGGACGACCGCGCCGGGGTCGCGGAGTCGGTCAACAACACGGGCCAGCTCTACCTCCTGGCAGGGGACCTCTCCGCGGCCGAAGAGCAGTTCTCAAGGGCGCTGGCGATGAACGGGGAGATCGGAAACAGCCTGGGGCGCGCCGCAAACCTCGTTAACCTTGGGTACGTCGCGCTCGACCGCGGCCGGGCCGCTGAGGGCGAGGGGATGTTCGACGAGGCGCTCGCGATCTGCCGCAGCGAGACCGACAGGCTGTGCGAGGCTGAGGCGCAAAACGGCAAGGGCAGGGCGCTGGCGGCGCAGGGCGAGACCGCGCGCGCCGAGGGCCTCTTCCTGGCTGCGCTGGCGACCGCCAGGGAGCGCATGCGCCACAGGCTCGCCGCGACGTCCCTGTGCAACCTGGGCGAGCTCATGGAGTCGCGCGGGGATCTTTCTGCGGCGCTGGGCTACTACACGAGGGCGCTGGAGAGGGACCGCATGATCGAATACTCGCTCGGCATCGCGTCCGACCTCAAGAGCATGGGCAGGGTGCTCACCGTGCAGGGAGACGCTGCCCGCGCGCGCGACGTGCTCTCGCGTTCGCACACGATCTACACCGAGCTCGGGATCAGGAAGGGGATCGAGGAGACGGAAGAAATGATGAAAACTGTGATCGGGGATCGGGGGCGCGCCCATGATCACTGA